The Cellulomonas wangleii genome includes a region encoding these proteins:
- the trpC gene encoding indole-3-glycerol phosphate synthase TrpC — protein MTVLDDIVAGVRVDLAARQAATPLAELKERAARRESALQCVARLKVPDAVTVIAEVKRSSPSKGALAAISDPAALAAEYEKGGAVAISVLTEQRRFNGSLADLDAVRSRVDVPVLRKDFVVSPYQVWEARAHGADLVLLIVAALEQTVLESLVERVHSLGMTALVEVHDTEEVARALDAGARVIGVNARDLRSLEVDRTTFSRVAPAIPSDVVRIAESGVRGPHDVMDYARAGADAVLVGEALVTDDAPRQSVADLVAAGAHPSLRAVRQ, from the coding sequence ATGACCGTGCTGGACGACATCGTCGCGGGGGTCAGGGTCGACCTCGCCGCGCGCCAGGCAGCAACGCCCCTGGCCGAGCTCAAGGAGCGCGCCGCCCGGCGCGAGTCCGCGCTGCAGTGCGTCGCGCGGCTCAAGGTGCCCGACGCGGTCACCGTGATCGCCGAGGTCAAGCGCTCGAGCCCGAGCAAGGGTGCCCTCGCGGCGATCTCCGACCCGGCCGCGCTGGCCGCGGAGTACGAGAAGGGTGGCGCCGTCGCGATCTCCGTGCTCACGGAGCAGCGCCGCTTCAACGGGTCCCTCGCCGACCTGGACGCCGTGCGCAGCCGGGTGGACGTCCCGGTCCTGCGCAAGGACTTCGTGGTGTCGCCCTACCAGGTGTGGGAGGCGCGCGCCCACGGCGCCGACCTCGTGCTGCTCATCGTCGCCGCGCTCGAGCAGACGGTGCTCGAGTCGCTGGTCGAACGGGTGCACTCGCTCGGCATGACCGCGCTGGTCGAGGTGCACGACACCGAGGAGGTGGCCCGGGCGCTGGACGCCGGGGCCCGCGTCATCGGTGTGAACGCGCGCGACCTGCGGTCGCTCGAGGTGGACCGCACGACCTTCTCGCGGGTCGCCCCCGCGATCCCGTCCGACGTCGTCCGGATCGCCGAGTCGGGTGTGCGCGGACCGCACGACGTCATGGACTACGCCCGTGCCGGCGCGGACGCGGTGCTCGTCGGCGAGGCGCTGGTGACGGACGACGCACCGCGGCAGTCCGTCGCGGACCTCGTCGCCGCCGGTGCCCACCCCTCGCTGCGCGCGGTCCGGCAATGA
- a CDS encoding DUF4190 domain-containing protein: MSSPSEPLGPPYGQEGAYAAHAVPAADAPRTTASDQQPVGAYPPGAYPPGAYPPSATYPPGPSAPAHGYAEGPPRPPSPPRNDLAVWSLVLGLLGVLGCVFFTGVPAVVVGGNARRAVAAGQADNEGLATAGIVLGWVATALGVIVLVTFGILLLLPLLFLGFAVPFMGSVP; encoded by the coding sequence ATGAGCAGTCCCAGCGAACCCCTGGGCCCGCCGTACGGGCAGGAGGGCGCGTACGCAGCGCACGCGGTGCCCGCCGCGGACGCTCCGCGCACGACGGCGTCGGACCAGCAGCCGGTCGGCGCGTACCCGCCCGGCGCGTACCCGCCCGGCGCGTACCCGCCGTCCGCGACGTACCCGCCCGGTCCGTCCGCGCCGGCCCACGGGTACGCAGAGGGTCCACCGCGCCCGCCGTCGCCTCCCCGCAACGACCTCGCGGTGTGGTCGCTCGTGCTCGGGCTGCTGGGCGTGCTCGGGTGCGTGTTCTTCACCGGCGTCCCCGCGGTGGTCGTCGGCGGGAACGCACGTCGTGCCGTGGCCGCGGGCCAGGCGGACAACGAGGGCCTGGCGACGGCCGGCATCGTGCTCGGCTGGGTCGCGACCGCACTGGGTGTCATCGTGCTGGTGACCTTCGGGATCCTCCTGCTGCTGCCGCTGCTCTTCCTCGGGTTCGCCGTCCCGTTCATGGGCTCGGTGCCGTAG
- a CDS encoding DUF2752 domain-containing protein, giving the protein MTDLRQPAVGAGHAAPSPLRRGALPLVLAAAAAGAATLLVVRSPYAPLSYGFCPSVLFLGVSCPGCGGLRATHSLLTGDLVAAWQANPLWTVAAPLLVVAWGMWAVRRVRGGPPLSAPTWLPWSVLVAVVGFAVLRNVPALVPYLGPAPLP; this is encoded by the coding sequence GTGACCGACCTGCGGCAGCCGGCGGTGGGCGCCGGGCACGCTGCCCCGTCGCCGCTGCGACGGGGTGCGCTGCCCCTCGTGCTCGCCGCCGCTGCCGCAGGGGCGGCGACCCTGCTGGTGGTGCGCTCGCCGTACGCGCCGCTGAGCTACGGGTTCTGCCCGTCGGTCCTCTTCCTCGGTGTGTCCTGCCCCGGCTGCGGTGGGCTGCGCGCGACGCACTCCCTGCTCACGGGCGACCTGGTGGCCGCCTGGCAGGCCAACCCGCTGTGGACCGTCGCCGCGCCCCTGCTCGTCGTCGCGTGGGGGATGTGGGCGGTGCGCCGCGTGCGTGGCGGCCCGCCCCTGTCCGCGCCGACGTGGCTGCCCTGGTCGGTCCTCGTCGCCGTCGTGGGCTTCGCGGTCCTGCGCAACGTGCCCGCACTCGTGCCGTACCTGGGCCCCGCACCGCTGCCCTGA
- a CDS encoding DUF4190 domain-containing protein, giving the protein MSSPNDPRDPGAPDEQPGTGPGSPDSPSQPSGADVPPYPAGTGPDTPAAPGYGQPPAYGQGQPPAYGQPPAYGQPPAYGQGQPPAYGQGQPPAYGGPASGQPAYGQAPGYGTPQSTARNSLGVWSLVLGILSIVLCCLVVGVVPGAIGVWLGFKGRAAAARGEASNGGLALAGIILSVVGILASLYMIISLSIGLAEYGGLDGFLQYLEDEVERQQLQAP; this is encoded by the coding sequence ATGTCGAGCCCCAACGACCCCCGCGACCCGGGCGCGCCCGACGAGCAGCCGGGCACCGGGCCGGGGTCACCCGACTCGCCGTCGCAGCCGTCCGGCGCCGACGTCCCCCCGTACCCGGCGGGTACCGGTCCGGACACCCCGGCCGCGCCCGGGTACGGCCAGCCCCCCGCGTACGGCCAGGGTCAGCCGCCCGCCTACGGTCAGCCGCCCGCCTACGGCCAGCCGCCCGCGTACGGCCAGGGTCAGCCGCCCGCCTACGGCCAGGGTCAGCCCCCGGCCTACGGTGGGCCCGCCTCCGGCCAGCCCGCGTACGGGCAGGCGCCCGGCTACGGGACGCCGCAGTCCACCGCACGCAACTCGCTCGGCGTCTGGTCGCTGGTGCTCGGCATCCTGTCGATCGTGCTGTGCTGCCTGGTGGTCGGCGTCGTGCCGGGTGCCATCGGCGTGTGGCTGGGCTTCAAGGGTCGCGCCGCCGCCGCGCGCGGCGAGGCCAGCAACGGGGGCCTGGCGCTGGCCGGCATCATCCTCAGCGTCGTCGGCATCCTGGCCAGCCTCTACATGATCATCAGCCTCTCCATCGGGCTGGCGGAGTACGGCGGCCTGGACGGCTTCCTGCAGTACCTCGAGGACGAGGTGGAGCGCCAGCAGCTGCAGGCGCCGTGA
- a CDS encoding HGxxPAAW family protein — translation MADHTLAHRSQNATRTETVHLPPATPPTNHGRTLAAWTTTWTVVAGGVIAGLGVAFTMMWLFWVGMAVIAGGLVLGKVLQLLGHGQGGAATLARAQRRGGH, via the coding sequence ATGGCCGATCACACGCTGGCCCACCGTTCCCAGAACGCCACCCGGACCGAGACGGTCCACCTGCCGCCGGCGACGCCGCCGACGAACCACGGGCGGACCCTCGCCGCGTGGACGACCACGTGGACGGTCGTGGCGGGCGGCGTGATCGCCGGCCTGGGGGTCGCCTTCACGATGATGTGGCTGTTCTGGGTCGGCATGGCCGTGATCGCGGGCGGGCTCGTCCTGGGCAAGGTCCTGCAGCTCCTGGGCCACGGCCAGGGTGGCGCAGCGACCCTCGCCCGCGCCCAGCGGCGCGGCGGCCACTGA
- a CDS encoding Trp biosynthesis-associated membrane protein, giving the protein MLLLGAAGLVGLVSVPTWVHGEGRSALEGTVEVAVAGSRAAPQAPAAALVLLAAAGALALVGRVGRWVVAGVSAAAGVLVVAGAVGVLRDPAGAVVAAVADATGVAAADPVASSTAWPVVALVVGAAVLALAVALARAPGGWDQRSQRHERPGPGRADRNASGAVDERSDWDALSRGDDPS; this is encoded by the coding sequence GTGCTGCTGCTGGGCGCCGCGGGCCTCGTCGGCCTGGTGTCGGTGCCCACCTGGGTGCACGGCGAGGGTCGCAGCGCCCTCGAGGGCACCGTCGAGGTCGCCGTCGCGGGCTCCCGGGCGGCACCGCAGGCGCCGGCGGCCGCGCTGGTGCTGCTGGCCGCGGCCGGCGCCCTCGCGCTGGTCGGACGGGTGGGCCGGTGGGTCGTCGCGGGGGTGAGCGCCGCGGCCGGGGTGCTCGTCGTCGCCGGTGCCGTGGGCGTCCTGCGGGACCCGGCGGGCGCCGTCGTCGCCGCGGTCGCCGACGCGACCGGCGTCGCGGCGGCCGACCCGGTGGCCTCGTCGACCGCCTGGCCGGTGGTGGCGCTGGTGGTCGGCGCCGCGGTGCTGGCGCTGGCGGTGGCCCTCGCACGCGCACCCGGCGGGTGGGACCAGCGCTCCCAGCGCCACGAGCGGCCCGGACCGGGTCGTGCCGACCGCAACGCGAGCGGCGCGGTCGACGAGCGATCCGACTGGGACGCGCTCAGCCGGGGCGACGACCCGTCCTGA
- a CDS encoding anthranilate synthase component I — MTQPSVSAAPRATPTDLPWGATWPSPEDFRALAADRRVVPVVRRLLADDVTPVGLYRTLAAGRPGTFVLESAESDGTWGRWSFVGVSSRATLSVRDGRACWSGDVPVGVPTEGDVLDVLGRTLDVLHTPRVGGLPPLTGGLVGVLGWDVVHHWEPTLPRRAPEELDVPEVTLVLASDVAAVDHVDGSVWLVANAINFDATDERVDEAYADAVGRLDAMQAALGRPAPPAPAVLDPEAPVPVLEFRSTREEFEEQVRRGQEAIRDGDVFQVVLSQRLDLDCPAEPVDVYRVLRTVNPSPYMYLLALQDADGRDFAVVGSSPETLVKVSDGHVTTFPIAGSRPRGATPEEDRALADEVLADPKERAEHIMLVDLSRNDMVKVCEPTSVEVVEFMAVRRFSHIMHICSTVVGRLRAGATALQTLVATFPAGTLSGAPKPRAIELIDELEPARRGVYGGTVGYFDFAGDMDMAIAIRTALLRDGRASVQAGGGIVADSVPALEYEESRNKAAAAVRAIQLAARLRRATP; from the coding sequence GTGACCCAGCCGTCCGTCTCCGCCGCGCCGCGCGCGACCCCCACGGACCTGCCCTGGGGTGCGACGTGGCCGTCGCCGGAGGACTTCCGCGCGCTCGCGGCGGACCGCCGCGTCGTGCCGGTGGTGCGCCGGCTGCTGGCCGACGACGTCACGCCCGTCGGGCTGTACCGCACCCTGGCGGCCGGGCGGCCCGGCACGTTCGTGCTGGAGTCGGCCGAGTCCGACGGCACCTGGGGGCGCTGGTCGTTCGTCGGCGTGTCCTCGCGCGCGACCCTGTCCGTCCGCGACGGGCGGGCGTGCTGGTCCGGTGACGTCCCGGTGGGCGTGCCGACCGAGGGCGACGTGCTCGACGTGCTGGGCCGCACGCTGGACGTGCTGCACACGCCGCGGGTCGGCGGGCTGCCGCCGCTGACGGGTGGGCTGGTCGGCGTGCTCGGGTGGGACGTCGTGCACCACTGGGAGCCGACGCTGCCGCGGCGGGCGCCGGAGGAGCTGGACGTCCCGGAGGTGACGCTCGTGCTGGCGTCGGACGTCGCCGCCGTCGACCACGTCGACGGGTCGGTGTGGCTCGTGGCGAACGCCATCAACTTCGACGCCACGGACGAGCGTGTGGACGAGGCCTACGCCGACGCGGTGGGTCGGCTGGACGCGATGCAGGCGGCTCTGGGGCGGCCCGCACCGCCGGCGCCCGCCGTGCTCGACCCCGAGGCCCCCGTGCCCGTGCTGGAGTTCCGCAGCACGCGCGAGGAGTTCGAGGAGCAGGTCCGGCGCGGGCAGGAGGCCATCCGGGACGGCGACGTCTTCCAGGTCGTCCTCTCGCAGCGCCTCGACCTGGACTGCCCGGCCGAGCCCGTGGACGTGTACCGCGTGCTGCGCACCGTCAACCCCAGCCCGTACATGTACCTGCTCGCGTTGCAGGACGCGGACGGGCGGGACTTCGCGGTGGTCGGTTCGAGCCCCGAGACGCTGGTGAAGGTCAGCGACGGTCACGTCACGACGTTCCCGATCGCCGGGTCGCGTCCGCGTGGCGCGACGCCCGAGGAGGACCGGGCCCTCGCTGACGAGGTGCTGGCCGACCCGAAGGAGCGGGCGGAGCACATCATGCTGGTCGACCTGTCCCGCAACGACATGGTCAAGGTCTGCGAGCCGACGAGCGTCGAGGTCGTCGAGTTCATGGCCGTGCGCCGGTTCTCGCACATCATGCACATCTGCTCGACGGTGGTCGGCCGGTTGCGCGCCGGTGCCACCGCGCTGCAGACGCTCGTCGCGACGTTCCCCGCCGGGACGCTGTCCGGCGCACCGAAGCCGCGCGCGATCGAGCTGATCGACGAGCTCGAGCCCGCCCGGCGCGGCGTGTACGGCGGCACCGTGGGCTACTTCGACTTCGCCGGCGACATGGACATGGCGATCGCGATCCGCACCGCCCTGCTCCGCGACGGACGCGCCAGCGTCCAGGCGGGCGGTGGCATCGTGGCCGACTCCGTGCCGGCGCTGGAGTACGAGGAGTCGCGGAACAAGGCGGCGGCCGCCGTGCGTGCGATCCAGCTCGCGGCGCGGCTGCGCCGCGCCACGCCGTGA
- the hisI gene encoding phosphoribosyl-AMP cyclohydrolase — MPQNPPTTTSDGRVTRSDLDPAVAARLRRDDAGLVAAIVQQHDTREVLMLGWMDDEALHRTLTTGRVTFWSRSRREYWRKGDTSGHVQHVRGVALDCDGDALLVTVDQVGVACHTGTRTCFEAGGPLPVTTTPVTTATPGTVEPSLPTVGDDTATLRGAQP; from the coding sequence GTGCCGCAGAACCCCCCGACCACCACGTCCGACGGCCGCGTCACGCGCAGCGACCTCGACCCTGCCGTCGCCGCGCGGCTGCGCCGTGACGACGCCGGGCTCGTCGCCGCGATCGTCCAGCAGCACGACACCCGCGAGGTGCTCATGCTCGGCTGGATGGACGACGAGGCGCTGCACCGCACGCTCACGACGGGACGGGTCACGTTCTGGAGCCGGTCGCGCCGGGAGTACTGGCGCAAGGGCGACACGTCCGGGCACGTGCAGCACGTGCGCGGCGTGGCCCTGGACTGCGACGGCGACGCGCTGCTCGTCACCGTCGACCAGGTGGGCGTCGCCTGCCACACCGGGACGCGCACCTGCTTCGAGGCGGGCGGCCCGCTGCCCGTCACCACGACGCCCGTCACCACGGCGACGCCGGGCACCGTGGAGCCGTCCCTGCCGACCGTCGGCGACGACACCGCCACCCTCCGAGGAGCCCAGCCGTGA
- a CDS encoding ATP-binding cassette domain-containing protein: MGQRGELFSAGERQLVALARARLADGDLLLLDEATSAVDPVAEVRIARALRELSRGRTTLTIAHRLSTAEAADLVVVVHAGRVVEVGTHPELLARRGHYAAMHAAWVSQTR; this comes from the coding sequence GTGGGGCAGCGGGGCGAGCTGTTCTCGGCGGGGGAGCGTCAGCTGGTGGCCCTCGCCCGCGCCCGCCTCGCCGACGGCGACCTGCTCCTGCTCGACGAGGCGACGTCGGCGGTCGACCCCGTCGCCGAGGTGCGCATCGCCCGGGCGCTGCGCGAGCTCTCGCGCGGGCGCACGACGCTGACCATCGCGCACCGGCTGTCCACCGCCGAGGCGGCGGACCTCGTGGTCGTCGTGCACGCGGGCCGCGTGGTCGAGGTCGGGACGCACCCCGAGCTGCTCGCCCGGCGCGGCCACTACGCGGCGATGCACGCGGCCTGGGTCTCGCAGACCCGCTGA